The following proteins come from a genomic window of Dongia rigui:
- a CDS encoding PhoH family protein, with the protein MSATPLAPIAAPIHLQFEDNRLLPQLFGQHDQNLARIEQELGVSMVPRGNQLAISGPTDAVATAKQVVTGLYQRLKRGLEVDAGEVDAALRMTREDDRLEPNLFEGGNGKDGMAIRTARRHITPRSAMQAKYMRMLHEHELVFGLGPAGTGKTYLAVAVAVAMLTKGAVDRIILSRPAVEAGEKLGFLPGDMREKVDPYLRPLYDALNDMLPGDQVVKRMTSGEIEVAPLAFMRGRTLAHSFVILDEAQNTTPMQMKMFLTRLGQGSRMAITGDLSQIDLPSGTKSGLKDALEAVEGIDGLSVARFSEVDVVRHPLVARIVGAYDARDRKAAGKG; encoded by the coding sequence GTGAGTGCCACCCCCCTCGCCCCGATCGCCGCACCCATTCACCTGCAATTCGAAGACAACAGGCTGCTGCCGCAGCTCTTTGGACAACACGACCAGAACCTTGCCCGCATCGAGCAGGAACTGGGCGTATCCATGGTCCCGCGCGGCAACCAGCTGGCGATATCCGGCCCGACCGATGCCGTCGCCACGGCAAAGCAGGTCGTCACCGGCCTCTACCAGCGTTTGAAACGCGGGCTGGAGGTCGATGCCGGCGAGGTCGATGCGGCCTTGCGGATGACCCGCGAGGATGACCGGCTGGAGCCCAATCTGTTCGAGGGCGGCAACGGCAAGGACGGCATGGCGATCCGCACGGCGCGGCGCCACATCACGCCGCGCTCGGCGATGCAGGCCAAATACATGCGCATGCTGCATGAGCATGAGTTGGTCTTCGGGCTTGGGCCGGCCGGTACCGGCAAGACATACCTCGCCGTCGCCGTCGCGGTGGCGATGCTGACCAAGGGGGCGGTCGATCGCATCATCCTGTCGCGCCCCGCGGTCGAAGCGGGCGAGAAGCTGGGCTTCTTGCCCGGCGACATGCGCGAGAAGGTCGATCCCTATCTCCGCCCGCTCTATGACGCCTTGAACGACATGCTGCCGGGCGACCAGGTCGTCAAGCGCATGACCTCGGGTGAAATCGAGGTGGCGCCACTTGCCTTCATGCGCGGTCGTACGCTCGCCCATTCCTTCGTAATTCTCGACGAGGCGCAGAACACGACGCCGATGCAGATGAAGATGTTTCTGACGCGTCTCGGCCAAGGCTCGCGCATGGCGATCACCGGCGATCTCAGCCAGATCGATCTCCCCAGCGGCACCAAATCCGGCCTCAAGGACGCGCTGGAAGCGGTCGAGGGCATTGACGGCCTCAGCGTCGCGCGTTTCTCGGAAGTGGACGTCGTGCGCCACCCGCTGGTTGCCCGCATCGTCGGCGCCTATGACGCCCGCGACCGGAAAGCGGCCGGCAAAGGGTGA
- the ybeY gene encoding rRNA maturation RNase YbeY codes for MTSAAPSLKIGIVVADKAWEKALPDAAKIARKVTRRAILGALAARALPRKRLKEAGKFVLDITLDNDRGVRHLNRDYRGKDKPTNVLSFAALDAGLPPKGVPPSYPWALGDVVLALGTVKREAKEQGKDLSQHYCHLVVHGVLHLLGFDHENDREARAMEKLERDILAGLGWPDPYHLK; via the coding sequence GTGACCAGCGCCGCCCCTTCGCTGAAGATCGGCATCGTCGTCGCGGACAAGGCCTGGGAAAAGGCCCTGCCCGATGCCGCCAAGATCGCCCGCAAGGTAACGAGACGGGCGATCTTGGGCGCCCTCGCAGCGCGTGCATTGCCACGCAAGCGCTTGAAGGAAGCGGGAAAATTTGTTCTCGACATCACCCTTGATAACGACCGGGGCGTGCGCCATCTCAACCGCGACTATCGGGGCAAGGACAAGCCGACCAATGTTCTTTCCTTCGCGGCGCTCGATGCCGGGCTGCCGCCAAAGGGCGTTCCGCCGAGCTATCCCTGGGCCCTGGGCGACGTCGTCCTTGCCCTCGGCACGGTCAAGCGCGAAGCCAAGGAACAGGGGAAAGACTTGTCCCAGCACTATTGCCACCTGGTCGTCCATGGTGTGCTACATTTGCTGGGCTTCGATCACGAAAACGATCGCGAGGCCCGCGCCATGGAGAAACTGGAACGGGACATCCTGGCCGGCCTTGGCTGGCCCGATCCATATCACCTGAAATGA
- a CDS encoding hemolysin family protein yields MSDIPSRSGAAEDNGKPRLGFKGLMRLFRKKASSENALRDAIEELIEESESGDDGEAPLDSNESSLLLNVLKLGDLTAYDVMVPRADIKAAPEDIDLKGIIQMVREFGHSRLPIYREDLDDIVGIVHAKDVLTFFPDPEKFQLKKILREPMFISPSIPVLDLLLQMRHSRAHMALVVDEYGGIDGLVTIEDLVEEIIGEIEDEHDVVKGPHLVSRPDGTLLADARTTIETFEDKVGPVLTEEEREADIDTLGGLVMSLTDRVPLRGELVTHASGITFEVLDADPRRIKRLRVRNVPDTTKAPEAAAKD; encoded by the coding sequence ATGAGCGACATACCATCTAGAAGCGGCGCGGCTGAAGACAACGGCAAGCCGCGCCTCGGCTTCAAGGGCCTGATGCGGCTCTTCCGCAAGAAGGCATCCAGCGAAAACGCCCTGCGCGACGCCATCGAGGAATTGATCGAGGAATCGGAATCCGGCGATGATGGCGAAGCGCCGCTCGATTCCAATGAATCGTCGCTGCTGCTCAACGTCCTCAAACTCGGTGACCTTACGGCCTATGACGTCATGGTGCCGCGCGCCGACATCAAGGCGGCACCCGAGGATATCGACCTTAAAGGCATCATCCAGATGGTGCGCGAATTCGGCCATTCGCGCCTGCCGATCTACCGCGAGGATCTCGACGATATCGTCGGCATCGTCCACGCCAAGGACGTGCTGACCTTTTTTCCGGACCCTGAGAAGTTCCAGCTGAAGAAGATCCTGCGCGAGCCGATGTTCATCTCGCCCTCGATCCCCGTGCTCGATCTGCTGCTGCAGATGCGCCACAGCCGCGCCCATATGGCGCTGGTGGTGGACGAATATGGCGGCATCGACGGCCTCGTCACCATCGAGGATCTGGTCGAGGAGATCATCGGCGAGATCGAGGACGAGCATGACGTGGTCAAGGGCCCGCATCTGGTCAGCCGCCCCGATGGCACCTTGCTGGCCGATGCCCGCACCACGATCGAGACCTTCGAAGACAAAGTCGGCCCCGTGCTGACCGAGGAAGAGCGCGAGGCGGATATCGATACGCTGGGCGGCCTGGTGATGTCGCTGACCGACCGCGTGCCCCTGCGCGGCGAATTGGTGACGCATGCCTCCGGCATCACCTTCGAAGTGCTGGATGCCGATCCCCGGCGCATCAAGCGTCTGCGCGTGCGCAATGTTCCCGACACCACGAAAGCGCCCGAAGCGGCCGCAAAGGACTAA
- the lnt gene encoding apolipoprotein N-acyltransferase — protein sequence MQMMARLNAWVGGLEGWRRRGFASIIGALSGLAFAPVQFAPAMLVSLICLYWLIQAAPTRRRAFNVAWFWGFGHFMAGNLWIANSFMIDAARFGWMMPPVISGLAAFLALYAALTGLVVWRRGDLSPGRIVAFAAIWTIGEWLRSHVLTGYAWNLTAYVWDWSPAMMQSAALWGSWGLGLVTTAIFTLPASLAATEKKRACRACIGALVGLVILFAGGQWRLSGDTGEHVPGIKLRIVQANVSQKEKLDGGFREQHFLKHLELTRDTPGLDKITHVIWPESSIPFLIDREPALRQMTAAIVPPNGALLAGTIRGEPSSGELEQVWNSLVVLDATGSIRATADKSHLVPLGEYVPMRKLFPFISKLTPGAMDFSAAPGPVTIPIPGAPDVGPSICYEVIFPGAVVDETKRPAWLVNITNDGWFGNSTGPYQHFASARYRAVEEGIPLVRAANTGISGVVDAYGRIETQSRLGETAVIDADLPLALAPTYFARFGLVIPVLLALIGLIPMVRWRRSA from the coding sequence ATGCAGATGATGGCGCGGCTGAACGCCTGGGTCGGCGGGCTTGAGGGTTGGCGTCGGCGTGGCTTTGCTTCCATCATCGGCGCCCTCTCGGGCCTCGCCTTCGCGCCGGTGCAATTCGCGCCGGCCATGCTGGTGTCGCTGATCTGCCTCTATTGGCTGATCCAGGCGGCACCGACGCGGCGCCGGGCCTTCAACGTCGCGTGGTTCTGGGGCTTCGGCCATTTCATGGCCGGCAATCTGTGGATCGCCAATTCCTTCATGATCGATGCGGCCCGCTTCGGCTGGATGATGCCGCCGGTCATTTCCGGCCTTGCTGCCTTCCTCGCCCTCTATGCCGCCCTGACCGGGCTGGTCGTGTGGCGCCGCGGGGACCTGTCGCCCGGCCGCATCGTGGCCTTTGCCGCCATCTGGACCATCGGCGAATGGCTGCGCAGTCATGTGCTCACCGGCTATGCCTGGAACCTCACCGCTTATGTCTGGGATTGGAGCCCGGCCATGATGCAATCGGCGGCGCTGTGGGGCAGCTGGGGCCTGGGGTTGGTCACCACCGCCATTTTCACTTTGCCTGCGTCTCTTGCTGCAACTGAAAAGAAGCGCGCCTGCCGCGCGTGCATCGGCGCCCTCGTCGGACTCGTCATCCTGTTTGCCGGCGGCCAGTGGCGCTTGTCGGGCGACACCGGGGAACATGTGCCCGGCATCAAGCTGCGCATCGTGCAGGCCAATGTCAGCCAGAAGGAAAAGCTCGATGGCGGTTTTCGCGAACAGCATTTCCTCAAACATCTGGAACTCACACGCGACACACCGGGGCTTGATAAAATCACCCATGTCATCTGGCCGGAATCATCAATTCCCTTCCTGATCGACCGCGAACCGGCCCTGCGTCAGATGACCGCAGCCATTGTGCCGCCGAACGGGGCGCTGCTCGCCGGCACCATCCGCGGCGAACCGTCGAGCGGCGAATTGGAACAGGTCTGGAATTCGCTGGTCGTCCTCGACGCCACTGGCAGCATTCGCGCGACGGCAGACAAATCGCATCTGGTGCCGCTCGGCGAATATGTTCCGATGCGCAAGCTGTTCCCCTTCATCAGCAAGCTGACACCGGGTGCCATGGACTTTTCCGCAGCACCTGGCCCTGTGACAATTCCGATACCGGGCGCACCCGATGTCGGCCCATCGATTTGCTACGAAGTGATTTTCCCCGGTGCGGTTGTAGACGAGACCAAGCGGCCGGCGTGGCTCGTCAACATCACCAATGACGGCTGGTTCGGCAATTCGACAGGTCCCTATCAGCATTTCGCCTCGGCGCGGTATCGCGCCGTGGAGGAAGGCATTCCTCTGGTTCGTGCTGCAAATACAGGTATATCTGGCGTTGTCGATGCCTATGGACGCATCGAGACACAGTCGCGCCTCGGTGAAACCGCTGTCATCGACGCAGATCTGCCGCTGGCGCTGGCGCCGACTTATTTCGCGCGTTTCGGTTTGGTAATCCCGGTATTACTTGCACTCATTGGACTCATTCCTATGGTCCGGTGGCGCCGATCTGCGTAA
- a CDS encoding helix-turn-helix domain-containing protein, which produces MAKSTKQGSAPKGRKSSGRMASKGFPNPIDVHVGQRIRLRRTLLGMSQEKLGEAIGLTFQQVQKYERGANRVGSSRLFDLGRVLDVPISYFFEDMPNAVQEKSPSKLMGVATPAPVDYEPDPMAKRETLELVRAYYKIPQASVRKRIFELTKSLAKSSTSDED; this is translated from the coding sequence ATGGCTAAATCGACCAAGCAAGGGAGCGCCCCGAAGGGACGCAAATCGTCCGGCCGCATGGCCAGCAAGGGCTTCCCCAATCCGATCGACGTGCATGTGGGTCAGCGCATCCGCCTGCGCCGCACGTTGCTCGGCATGAGCCAGGAGAAGCTTGGCGAGGCCATCGGCCTTACCTTCCAGCAGGTTCAAAAATACGAGCGTGGCGCCAATCGCGTTGGCTCCTCGCGCCTCTTCGATCTCGGCCGTGTGCTCGATGTGCCGATTTCCTATTTCTTCGAAGACATGCCGAATGCGGTCCAGGAGAAGAGCCCCTCCAAGTTGATGGGCGTCGCCACGCCGGCGCCGGTCGATTACGAGCCCGATCCCATGGCCAAGCGCGAAACGCTGGAACTGGTCCGCGCCTACTACAAGATTCCCCAGGCCTCGGTCAGGAAGCGCATCTTCGAACTGACCAAGTCGCTGGCCAAGAGCTCGACCTCGGATGAAGACTGA